ATGCGTACGTTGGGGAAACAGAACGTCTACGCAAATAATGCACGATTCGATACCGGAACGCAGCCGACCGGCAAGGGCATTTTCGTATTGCGGAGTGGATTACGCTGGACCATACAGAGTTCGCGACTCCGCTGGCCGAGGTAAAACGGCTCATAAAGCGTATATTGCAGTATTCGTATGTTACGCCACAAGGGCAATTCACATCGAATTAGTGCACGACTATACGACGAGCTCGTTCTTAGCCGCGCTCGATCGGTTTATTGCCAGACGAGGAGTTCCGTCCTGCCTGTTCAGCGACAACGGGACTAACTTTGTCGGTGCAGACCGCGAgctaaaagaaaatttcaaagcgACTTGCCATTCCAAGGAACTGCAGGAAAAATGCAGCCAGACCGGCATGCTTTGGAAATTCAATCCACCTAGCGCTCCTCACTTTGGAGGAATGCAGGAAGCCGGAGTGAAATCGGTGAAGCATCACCTGAAACGCATCATCGGTGAGTTCACGCCTACAGGGGAGGAATTGCAAACCATGTTATGCAAGATCGAAGCAAGTCTGAATTCGAGACCGATCGCCCCCCTGAGTGATAACTCCGATGATTACGCGCCTCTCACTCCTGGACACTTTCTGACTGGAGGTCCTCTCAATGCTGTCTCGATGCAGTCGGTGGAAAAGGAAAATCTCGCGCGCCTCACGCGCTGGCGAgcaattcaaaaatttcacgaacAACTGTGGACTCATTAGACGAGGGATTATCTCACGCACCTCCAGAATCGCTATAAGTGGAGGACCACCCAGGAAAATCTGAA
This genomic stretch from Augochlora pura isolate Apur16 unplaced genomic scaffold, APUR_v2.2.1 APUR_unplaced_7271, whole genome shotgun sequence harbors:
- the LOC144478064 gene encoding uncharacterized protein LOC144478064; the protein is AIHIELVHDYTTSSFLAALDRFIARRGVPSCLFSDNGTNFVGADRELKENFKATCHSKELQEKCSQTGMLWKFNPPSAPHFGGMQEAGVKSVKHHLKRIIGEFTPTGEELQTMLCKIEASLNSRPIAPLSDNSDDYAPLTPGHFLTGGPLNAVSMQSTRDYLTHLQNRYKWRTTQENLKVDDLVVIQTPLLPPNNWEMGRIEEIFPGKDGNVRVVK